A genome region from Pseudomonas pergaminensis includes the following:
- the clpP gene encoding ATP-dependent Clp endopeptidase proteolytic subunit ClpP has product MFRNSYIQQNSDIQAAGGLVPMVVEQSARGERAYDIYSRLLKERVIFLVGPVEDYMANLICAQLLFLEAENPDKDIHLYINSPGGSVTAGMSIYDTMQFIKPNVSTTCIGQACSMGAFLLTAGAEGKRFCLPNSRVMIHQPLGGFQGQASDIEIHAKEILFIRERLNTLMAKHSGRTLEEIERDTNRDNFMSAEAAKEYGLIDAVISQRPA; this is encoded by the coding sequence ATGTTCCGTAATTCCTATATTCAGCAGAACTCTGATATCCAGGCCGCTGGCGGCCTGGTCCCGATGGTTGTCGAGCAGTCCGCTCGTGGCGAACGCGCCTACGACATCTACTCGCGCCTGCTCAAGGAGCGAGTGATCTTTCTGGTGGGCCCCGTAGAGGACTACATGGCCAACCTGATCTGTGCGCAGCTGCTGTTCCTTGAAGCGGAAAACCCGGACAAGGACATCCATCTCTACATCAACTCCCCAGGCGGTTCGGTCACTGCAGGCATGTCGATCTACGACACCATGCAGTTCATCAAGCCGAACGTATCGACCACCTGCATCGGCCAAGCCTGCAGCATGGGCGCGTTCCTGCTGACCGCAGGTGCGGAAGGCAAGCGTTTCTGCCTGCCGAACTCGCGCGTGATGATTCACCAGCCATTGGGCGGTTTCCAGGGCCAGGCTTCGGATATCGAAATCCACGCCAAGGAAATCCTGTTCATTCGTGAGCGTCTCAACACGCTGATGGCCAAGCACAGCGGGCGTACCCTGGAAGAAATCGAGCGCGATACCAATCGCGACAACTTCATGAGTGCCGAAGCGGCCAAGGAATATGGGCTGATCGACGCAGTGATCAGTCAGCGCCCCGCTTAA